The Novosphingobium sp. G106 DNA segment GCCGCTCCGATGATCGGCGGGATGCTCACCGCACCGCTACTCTCGATGTTCGTTATTCCCGCCGCCTACCTGCTGATGCGGCGGCGCGCTGTTTCCCAACCTGTTCAACCCGAAGGAGAAGACCGATGAAACCTCTATATCTGACTGCTGCGCTTGCCGCTGCCGTGCTGCTTTCCGGCTGCGGCAAGAAGGCTGAGACCCCCGCTGCCGAGCCATCTGCGGCGCCGGCGCCTGCCGTCGCCAGTGCCGCTAGCGACATGGGCAAGATGGACATGCCCGTTGGGGCGACCATGGCGAAGAGCACAGGCACGGTCACCGCGATCGACAAGGTGGCCGGAAAGATCACGCTCGATCATAAAGCAATCCCCGAGGTCAAATGGCCGGCGATGACGATGGCCTTCGCCGCCAAGCCCGCGCTGCTCGAGAGCGTCGCGGTGGGAGACAAGGTCGCCTTCGACGTGACGATCACCGGCAATGCCGGCGAAGTCACGGCGATCAAGAAGCAGTAAAGGAGAATGGGCCGGTCGCGGCAGTCGCCGCGGCCGGCCCTCTCAGACTGTCCGCGGCGCAAGCAGAATGATGCCGGCCCCGACCAGGCAAACGGTCGCCCCGATCCCATCCCAGCGGTCGGGCCTCAATCCCTCGACTGCCCACAACCATCCCAGCGAGGCGGTGATATAGACGCCGCCATAGGCAGCATAGGCACGGCCAGCGGCGTTGCTGTCGACCAGCGTCAGCAGC contains these protein-coding regions:
- a CDS encoding copper-binding protein produces the protein MKPLYLTAALAAAVLLSGCGKKAETPAAEPSAAPAPAVASAASDMGKMDMPVGATMAKSTGTVTAIDKVAGKITLDHKAIPEVKWPAMTMAFAAKPALLESVAVGDKVAFDVTITGNAGEVTAIKKQ
- a CDS encoding YnfA family protein encodes the protein MPTLFAYVGAALAEIAGCFSFWAWLRLGKSPWWLVPGMASLALFAWLLTLVDSNAAGRAYAAYGGVYITASLGWLWAVEGLRPDRWDGIGATVCLVGAGIILLAPRTV